The Manis javanica isolate MJ-LG chromosome 4, MJ_LKY, whole genome shotgun sequence genome contains a region encoding:
- the TSPOAP1 gene encoding peripheral-type benzodiazepine receptor-associated protein 1 isoform X6 yields MGFGDRPNLELLRALEELQQRCAILKEENQMLRKSSFPETEEKVRRLKRKNAELAIIAKRLEERAQKLQETNLKVVSAPVPRPGASLELCRKAMARQRARDLSETASALLAKDKQISALQRECRELQARLTLVGKEGPQWLHVRDFDRLLRESQREVLRLQKQIALRNQQEPPSPPRPPGYATLARAGAPAPGAPGEAILQEDVENPPVVLGKPEKQQSVQQLESELSKKRKKCESLEQEARKKQRRCEELELQLREAQNENARLVEENSRLSGRATEKEQVEWENVELRGQLLGVTQERDLALHKSQGLQSKLESLEQVLKHMREVAQRRQQLEVEHEQARLSLQEKQEEVQRLQQAQAEARREHEGAVQLLESTLDSMQARVRELEEQCRSQTERFSLLAQELQAFRLHPGPLDLLTSALGYSTLGDHPPPPCCCSAPQPCRGPSPKDLDLLPGSPGRCTPKSSEPAPPTLAGVPRRTTKKAESLSNSSRSESIHNSPKSCPTPEPCRGLALSVSPQVDTASEVEELEADNVSLLPAVQEGSRGEARIQVFLARYSYNPFEGPNENPEAELPLTAGEYIYIYGNMDEDGFFEGELMDGRRGLVPSNFVERVSDDDLLTTLPSELADLSCSSGPELSFLSGGGIDSSSGGQSSGGRSQPRPEDEAAGDELSLSPPPEGLGGPPAVPYPRCLVLLKQLAHSVVLAWEPPPEQVELCGYHVCVNGELRQTLGPGAPPKTVLENLDLRVGPLHVSVQALTSQGSSDPLRCCLVVGTRVEVAPSQLRVHRLTATSAEVTWVPGNSNLAHAIYLNGEECPPARPSTYWATFCHLRPGTLYQARVEAQLPSRGSWEPGWERLDQRAATLQFTTLPAGPPDAPLDVQVEPGPSPGILIISWLPVTIDAAGTSNGVRVTGYAIYADGQKIMEVASPTAGSVLVELSQLQLLQVCSEVAVRTMSPHGESADSFPAPVAPALAAAYLQAKVSCPSPRPGLEARTPLAPAAPGPGDPSSPLQCPDPHRTQEPPGGLPASPPRETPKGPQVEPPAPCSQEEAGEPVPGASEDRASEPAAGERAGPAPSPLAKQEARGAQGALAQRVPCAEACHRGDPGTGLRPRAEREDAAELGVRLVNSLVDHGRNSDLSDIQEEEEEEEEELASRTCSFQKQVVGNSIRENGAKPQPDPFCETDSDEEVLEQILELPLQQFCSKKLFSIPEEEEEEDKEEEEEEDKQEEEEEGEEQPGAGCPSRDPGLPEPALLGLGCNSRWPRGPGPPPLSPEPCRAGDRLEDTPGLVGGSSRRRGSVSPEKPPNRRRSPDPREHCSRLLSNGLQASGRPGPARERGGPAVGEGTRGGPEAGGRGRPAPSRRCPRGRVPESGLASCLSPKCLEISIEYDSEDELEAGGGGISISGSSYSGDGEAWGTAPVGRPRGPLKASSGSTPHSHLLAWEKGEPEWRGRSATGRAKEPASRATETGEPRGSDSSGRRGPLRRGGQAPRPGASELDLSTAPPGSPPEAALVYQDLPVRIFVALFDYDPVSMSPNPDAGEEELPFREGQILKVFGDKDADGFYRGEGGGRTGYIPCNMVAEVAVDRPAGRQQLLQRSYLSPHVLVEGSGNVPSVYSTAHTPGPPPKPRRSKKAESEGAAPPCAGSPQPVSSASLQAPHSMVAAFDYNPRESSPNTDVEAELPFRAGDVITVFGGMDDDGFYYGELNGQRGLVPSNFLEGPGPVAGGSDREPGASQAESQDWASSTQGPPVPQGWPCVPGPGSFPRMELGGPQGTGKKVWGLLSKGKQLLRKLGSGKKE; encoded by the exons ATGGGCTTCGGGGACAGGCCCAATCTGGAGCTGCTGAGGGCCCTGGAAGAGCTGCAGCAGCGCTGTGCCATCCTTAAGGAGGAAAACCAGATGCTG AGGaagagcagcttccctgagacgGAGGAGAAGGTGCGGAGGCTAAAGCGGAAGAACGCTGAGCTGGCGATCATTGCCAAACGCCTGGAGGAAAGGGCCCAGAAGCTGCAGGAGACTAACCTGAAGGTG GTGAGTGCCCCTGTGCCCCGTCCGGGGGCGAGTTTGGAGTTGTGCAGGAAGGCCATGGCCCGCCAGAGAGCCCGGGACCTCAGTGAGACAGCCAGTGCCCTCCTGGCCAAGGACAAGCAGATCTCTGCCTTGCAGCGGGAGTGCAGGGAGCTGCAGGCCAGGCTCACCCTGGTTGGCAAG GAGGGCCCCCAGTGGCTCCACGTGCGGGACTTCGACCGGCTGCTGCGCGAGTCCCAACGGGAGGTGCTGCGGCTGCAGAAGCAGATCGCCCTACGCAACCAGCAGGAGCCGCCTTCACCACCCCGGCCCCCAGGCTACGCTACCTTGGCCAGGGCAGGGGCCCCCGCCCCCGGGGCCCCGGGAGAG GCCATACTCCAGGAGGATGTGGAAAACCCACCCGTGGTCCTAGGGAAGCCAGAGAAACAGCAGAGCGTGCAGCAGCTG GAATCTGAGCTCAGCAAGAAGCGGAAGAAATGCGAGAGCCTGGAGCAGGAAGCCCGGAAAAAGCAGAGGCGATGTGAGGAGCTG GAACTGCAGCTGAGAGAAGCCCAGAATGAGAATGCCCGCCTGGTGGAGGAGAATTCTCGGCTCAGTGGGAGAGCCACAGAGAAGGAGCAG GTGGAGTGGGAGAATGTGGAGCTGAGGGGCCAGCTCCTGGGGGTGACACAGGAGAGGGACTTAGCCCTTCACAAGAGCCAGGGCCTGCAGAGCAAGCTGGAGAGCCTGGAGCAGGTGCTGAAG CACATGCGGGAGGTGGCCCAGCGGCGGCAGCAGCTGGAGGTGGAGCATGAGCAGGCTCGGCTGAGCCTGCAGGAGAAGCAGGAGGAAGTCCAGAGGCTGCAGCAG GCCCAGGCGGAAGCCAGGAGGGAGCATGAAGGGGCCGTGCAGCTGCTGGAG TCTACCCTGGATTCCATGCAG GCCCGCGTTCGAGAGCTTGAGGAGCAGTGCCGCAGCCAAACAGAGCGCTTCAGCCTCCTGGCACAGGAGCTCCAGGCCTTCCGCCTGCACCCTGGCCCCTTGGATCTGCTCACCTCTGCCCTGGGCTACAGTACCCTTGGGGACCATCCACCACCCCCCTGCTGCTGCTCTGCCCCCCAGCCTTGCAGGGGGCCCAGCCCCAAAG ACCTTGACCTCCTGCCGGGCTCCCCAGGACGCTGCACCCCAAAGTCTTCTgagcctgcccctcccacccttgCTGGGGTCCCCCGAAGGACCACCAAGAAGGCAGAGTCTCTCTCTAACTCCTCTCGCTCCGAGTCCATCCACAACAGCCCCAAGTCATGTCCTACACCTGAG CCTTGCCGTGGGCTGGCCCTTTCTGTTTCCCCCCAGGTGGACACAGCCAGTGAGGTGGAGGAGCTGGAGGCAGACAATGTCTCCCTGCtcccagcagtgcaggagggcagCCGGGGAGAGGCCAGGATCCAGGTCTTCCTAGCACGCTACAG CTACAACCCCTTCGAGGGCCCCAATGAGAACCCGGAGGCAGAGCTTCCACTTACTGCTGGCGAGTACATCTACATTTATGGCAACATGGACGAGGATGGCTTTTTTGAAG GGGAGCTCATGGATGGCCGGAGGGGCCTGGTCCCTTCCAACTTTGTAGAGCGCGTGTCCGACGACGACCTCCTCACCACCCTCCCTTCGGAGCTGGCCGATCTGTCCTGTAGCTCAGGGCCTGAACTCAGTTTCCTGAGTGGAGGGGGGATTGACAGCAGTAGTGGGGGCCAGAGCAGCGGGGGACGCAGCCAGCCCAGACCGGAGGACGAGGCTGCAGGGGACGAGCTCAGTCTGAGCCCCCCACCCGAGGGCCTGGGCGGGCCCCCTGCTGTGCCTTACCCTCGCTGTCTGGTGCTCCTCAAGCAGCTGGCCCACAGTGTGGTGCTGGCTTGGGAGCCACCTCCTGAGCAAGTGGAGCTCTGTGGCTACCACGTCTGTGTGAATGGGGAGCTGCGTCAgaccctggggcctggggcccctCCCAAGACTGTGCTTGAAAACCTGGACCTGCGGGTCGGACCCCTCCATGTCTCTGTACAGGCCCTGACCAGCCAGGGCAGCTCTGACCCTCTGCGCTGTTGTTTGGTGGTGGGTACCCGGGTCGAGGTAGCACCTAGCCAGCTACGGGTCCATCGACTGACAGCCACATCTGCAGAGGTCACTTGGGTGCCTGGCAATAGCAACTTGGCCCATGCCATCTACCTCAATGGGGAAGAGTGCCCCCCTGCCCGCCCCAGCACCTACTGGGCCACCTTCTGCCACTTGCGGCCTGGTACACTCTATCAGGCTCGAGTGGAGGCTCAACTCCCATCTCGAGGGTCCTGGGAACCAGGCTGGGAGAGGCTGGACCAGCGGGCTGCCACCTTGCAGttcaccacactcccagcag GCCCACCTGATGCCCCCCTGGATGTGCAGGTTGAGCCGGGGCCCTCCCCTGGAATCTTGATCATTAGCTGGCTCCCAGTAACGATTGATGCTGCTGGTACCTCCAATGGTGTTCGGGTCACAGGCTATGCCATCTATGCTGATGGGCAGAAG ATCATGGAGGTGGCCTCGCCCACAGCGGGCAGTGTGCTCGTGGAGTTGTCCCAGCTGCAGCTgctacaggtgtgcagtgaggtgGCTGTGCGCACCATGTCGCCCCATGGCGAGTCCGCTGACTCCTTTCCGGCTCCTGTTGCCCCAGCCCTGGCTGCGGCCTACCTGCAAGCCAAAGTCTCCTGCCCCTCACCACGACCAGGCTTGGAGGCCAGAACACCCCTTGCTCCAGCCGCCCCAGGACCTGGAGACCCCAGCTCTCCCCTCCAGTGCCCTGACCCCCACAGAACTCAGGAGCCCCCTGGGGGCCTCCCAGCAAGCCCTCCCAGAGAGACACCAAAAGGACCCCAAGTGGAGCCCCCAGCACCTTGCTCCCAG gaggaggctggggaacCTGTGCCGGGTGCCTCAGAGGACAGAGCCAGTGAGCCAGCTGCGGGTGAGAGAGCTGGCCCTGCACCTTCCCCCTTGGCCAAGCAGGAGGCCAGGGGGGCCCAGGGAGCACTGGCCCAGAGGGTACCCTGTGCTGAGGCCTGCCACAGAGGCGACCCGGGAACTGGGCTGAGGCCCAGGGCTGAG AGGGAGGATGCAGCAGAGCTTGGGGTCCGTCTGGTGAACTCCCTTGTGGACCACGGCCGCAACTCAGATCTGTCAGAcatccaggaggaggaggaggaggaggaggaggagctggctTCCAGGACTTGCTCTTTCCAGAAGCAGGTTGTTGGCAACAGCATCAGGGAGAATGGGGCCAAG ccccagcccgacCCCTTCTGTGAGACTGACAGCGACGAGGAGGTCTTGGAGCAGATTCTGGAGCTGCCCCTCCAGCAGTTCTGCAGCAAGAAGCTCTTTAGCAttcctgaggaggaggaggaggaggacaaggaggaagaggaggaggaggacaagcaggaggaggaggaggagggcgagGAGCAGCCAGGAGCAGGCTGTCCTTCCCGAGACCCCGGCCTGCCTGAGCCTGCATTGCTAGGGCTGGGCTGCAACAGCAGGTGGCCTCGAGGACCTGGCCCACCTCCCTTGTCTCCCGAGCCCTGCAGGGCCGGGGACCGTCTGGAAGATACGCCTGGACTAGTTGGTGGCAGCAGCCGGAGGAGAGGAAGTGTGTCCCCTGAGAAGCCTCCAAACCGCAGGCGGTCCCCAGATCCCCGGGAACACTGCAGCCGGCTTCTCAGCAATGGGCTCCAGGCCTCTGGACGACCAGGCCCTGCACGGGAGAGGGGCGGGCCCGCTGTGGGCGAGGGGACCAGGGGtgggccagaggctggggggagaGGACGGCCGGCCCCTTCCCGGAGGTGCCCCCGTGGCCGTGTCCCGGAATCTGGCCTGGCCAGCTGCCTCTCCCCCAAGTGCTTGGAAATCAGCATCGAATATGATTCTGAGGATGAGCTGGAGGCGGGCGGCGGGGGCATCAGCATCAGCGGCTCCAGTTACTCCGGAGACGGGGAGGCCTGGGGCACAGCACCCGTAGGAAGGCCCCGGGGACCTCTGAAGGCCAGTTCAGGCTCCACTCCCCACTCACACCTCCTGgcctgggagaaaggggagccggAGTGGAGAGGCCGCAGTGCGACTGGCAGAGCCAAGGAGCCAGCCTCCCGG GCAACAGAGACTGGGGAGCCCAGAGGGTCAGACAGCTCTGGGCGGAGGGGCCCCCTGAGGAGAGGGGGCCAGGCCCCCAGGCCAGGTGCCTCTGAGCTGG ACCTCTCCACAGCTCCTCCCGGGAGTCCCCCAGAAGCAGCTCTGGTTTACCAGGACCTACCTGTCAGGATCTTTGTGGCTCTGTTTGACTATGATCCTGTGTCAATGTCACCCAACCCTGATGCTGGGGAAGAGGAGCTCCCCTTCCGGGAAGGCCAGATTCTCAAG GTGTTTGGGGACAAGGATGCTGATGGATTCTACCGGGGTGAAGGTGGGGGCCGGACAGGCTACATCCCCTGCAACATGGTGGCTGAGGTGGCTGTGGACAGACCAGCGGGTAGACAGCAGCTGCTCCAGAGGAGTTATTTGTCCCCACATGTTCTTGTTGAGGGCTCAG GGAATGTTCCTTCTGTGTACTCCACAGCCCACACACCTGGGCCTCCCCCTAAGCCCCGCCGCTCCAAGAAAG CAGAGTCAGAAGGTGCTGCCCCACCCTGTGCAG GCAGCCCCCAGCCAGTCTCCTCTGCCAGCCTGCAAGCTCCCCACTCCATGGTGGCTGCATTTGACTACAATCCCCGGGAGAGCTCACCCAACACGGACGTGGAG GCAGAGCTGCCCTTCCGAGCAGGGGATGTCATCACGGTGTTTGGGGGCATGGACGACGATGGTTTCTACTAC GGCGAGCTGAATGGGCAGAGGGGCCTGGTTCCATCCAACTTCCTGGAGGGACCTGGGCCTGTGGCAGGAGGCTCGGACAGGGAGCCCGGAGCATCCCAGGCTGAGAGTCAG GACTGGGCCAGCTCAACACAAGGGCCCCCAGTGCCCCAAGGCTGGCCCTGTGTCCCTGGCCCTGGCAGCTTCCCCAGGATGGAACTGGGAGGGCCTCAGGGCACAGGCAAGAAAGTGTGGGGTCTCCTTTCCAAGGGGAAGCAGCTCCTCAGGAAACTGGGCTCTGGAAAGAAGGAATGA